One stretch of Bacteroidota bacterium DNA includes these proteins:
- a CDS encoding LacI family DNA-binding transcriptional regulator, with protein sequence MPNKKKPRKVTLLDVAEHAGVSRATASLVLRGSKLVADKTRQQVLASMEALGYVYNRAAANLRAQKSHTIGLVVTDITNPFFAELAVCIEAALENLDYTVMLCNSRDNLDKQDRLLRVLSGHMVDGIVICPAQGSTSNTIQTLKQWQIPVVLVARYIEGSTIDYAGADNILGASMAVDHLVSKGHTRIAFLGGVSDSSARNERQTGYQEALQRHNLAFDPTLSVTSPVSRQGGFDALTYLLDQPDPPTAAVCFNDVVAFGAMLGLQARNLTPGIDFSIIGFDDIADAALVRPALTTIAIKPQEIGEAATSLLLNRLQNPDRDHLRSVLKPHLVVRESTSA encoded by the coding sequence TTGCCAAACAAAAAAAAGCCCAGAAAAGTTACGTTACTGGACGTTGCGGAGCATGCCGGCGTTTCGCGGGCAACTGCATCACTCGTTTTGCGTGGCAGTAAACTTGTCGCAGACAAAACACGGCAACAAGTGCTGGCGTCCATGGAAGCGTTAGGGTACGTGTACAATCGTGCCGCTGCCAATCTAAGGGCACAAAAATCTCACACCATCGGGCTGGTCGTAACTGATATAACCAATCCCTTCTTCGCTGAGTTGGCCGTGTGTATTGAAGCTGCACTGGAAAACCTGGACTACACCGTCATGTTGTGCAATTCACGCGACAACCTGGATAAACAAGACCGGTTGCTGCGTGTCCTCAGTGGCCATATGGTCGACGGTATTGTTATTTGCCCAGCCCAGGGAAGTACATCCAATACGATTCAAACGCTCAAGCAGTGGCAAATTCCGGTTGTGCTCGTCGCGCGCTACATTGAGGGTAGCACCATTGATTATGCCGGCGCAGATAATATCCTTGGCGCCTCCATGGCAGTAGATCACCTGGTGTCGAAAGGCCATACACGTATTGCCTTCCTGGGCGGCGTGAGCGATTCATCCGCCAGAAACGAGCGACAAACAGGCTACCAGGAAGCACTCCAACGACACAACCTTGCTTTCGACCCCACCCTCTCCGTTACCAGTCCCGTTTCGCGACAGGGAGGCTTTGATGCACTTACCTACCTGCTGGATCAACCAGACCCGCCAACCGCTGCCGTGTGCTTTAATGATGTGGTTGCATTTGGCGCCATGCTGGGCTTGCAGGCTCGAAATCTGACACCCGGTATCGATTTTTCGATTATCGGATTTGATGACATTGCAGACGCCGCCCTTGTTCGGCCGGCCCTCACCACTATAGCCATCAAACCGCAGGAAATAGGCGAAGCTGCTACCTCTTTACTGCTTAACCGGCTTCAAAATCCCGACCGAGACCACCTGCGATCCGTCTTAAAACCGCATCTCGTTGTGCGGGAAAGTACCAGCGCTTGA
- a CDS encoding VOC family protein encodes MSAHIQPGQFVWHDLMSNTPEESTKFYQRIFGWDLEVAHMGEAIGDYTMFKHDDTTIGGVVGLDPAHGVPSHWISYISVDDVDAACKSTEHAAGTVAVPPFDIPNVGRTAVLADPTGAYFSPYTETSDESFTPPAPAVGLFNWHELMSTDIEKAKSYYTALVGWSIGSMEMQDPPDTYWMFQHGDQPVAGAIQMPAAAGEDAVSNWLPYIGVANVPESAKKTKELGGTIHVPPTHMREPSTVHFAVLGAPDGSMFGIVEV; translated from the coding sequence ATGAGCGCGCACATCCAACCCGGACAATTTGTTTGGCACGACTTGATGTCAAACACGCCAGAAGAGTCAACCAAATTTTACCAGCGCATCTTTGGCTGGGATCTCGAAGTGGCCCACATGGGAGAAGCAATTGGCGACTATACCATGTTCAAACACGATGATACTACAATTGGTGGTGTTGTTGGGTTAGATCCAGCACACGGCGTTCCTTCACACTGGATTTCATACATTTCCGTAGATGATGTGGATGCCGCCTGTAAATCAACAGAGCATGCTGCTGGCACCGTTGCAGTCCCCCCTTTTGATATTCCCAATGTTGGCAGAACAGCTGTCCTGGCGGACCCAACCGGAGCATACTTTTCTCCTTACACAGAAACGTCTGACGAATCTTTCACCCCGCCGGCTCCTGCTGTTGGTCTCTTTAATTGGCACGAATTAATGAGCACCGACATCGAAAAAGCGAAAAGCTATTACACAGCCTTAGTCGGCTGGTCGATTGGATCAATGGAAATGCAAGACCCGCCTGATACGTACTGGATGTTCCAGCACGGCGACCAACCGGTTGCCGGTGCGATCCAGATGCCGGCTGCCGCAGGGGAAGATGCCGTTTCCAATTGGCTCCCTTACATAGGTGTAGCCAACGTCCCGGAATCAGCAAAGAAAACCAAAGAACTGGGGGGCACCATCCATGTCCCACCAACCCATATGCGCGAGCCATCCACGGTACACTTTGCTGTACTTGGTGCCCCCGATGGTTCCATGTTTGGTATTGTAGAAGTATAA
- a CDS encoding sulfatase: MKNLQYLCGVCLLVLAGVDGCAPVTAPEAAAPNLLFVITDDQRFDMMGNMNADLHTPMMDWLAENGVRFEQAFVTTPICAASRASLLAGVVERTHRYTFITPPLADSFANSSYPALLKRAGYQTAHIGKFGVNLHEGAADAMFTVFEPLHRNPYFKEQSDGSVRHLTDITADRAIAFLDSAVAGPFALTLSFNAPHAEDSDERQFIWPAAMDTLYEDLEIATPPLAAPAFHDALPQFLRDPEINMNRYRWFWRFDNPQKASDMTKGYYRMISGVDAALARVMDKLEALDVADNTVIVLMGDNGYFLGERGYAGKWLALEPSIRVPLLLYDPRNDSYAGLRPTAMALNIDVAPTLLDLAGIAIPASMQGHSLLPLLDDNVGDTWRTDFFIEHLMDHKQIVKHEGVRGEKFKYTRYFELDPVYEELYNLANDSLEQHNLADNPDYAQVLKAMRTRTDELRDRYGGFFRLHNMQP; this comes from the coding sequence ATGAAAAATCTACAATACCTGTGTGGCGTATGCCTGCTCGTTTTGGCCGGCGTTGATGGATGTGCCCCCGTTACCGCACCTGAAGCCGCGGCTCCCAATCTCCTCTTTGTCATCACCGATGATCAGCGGTTCGACATGATGGGCAACATGAACGCGGATCTGCACACGCCGATGATGGATTGGCTGGCTGAAAATGGCGTCCGATTTGAGCAGGCTTTTGTTACCACACCCATTTGCGCGGCAAGCCGGGCCAGCCTGTTGGCAGGTGTTGTAGAGCGTACCCATCGGTATACGTTTATCACCCCGCCGCTGGCCGATTCATTTGCAAACAGCAGCTATCCGGCGCTCCTAAAACGCGCCGGGTACCAGACGGCCCACATCGGGAAGTTTGGCGTCAACCTACACGAAGGGGCGGCTGATGCTATGTTTACGGTTTTCGAACCGCTACATCGCAATCCCTATTTTAAGGAGCAGTCCGATGGGTCTGTTCGACACCTGACAGATATTACCGCGGATCGGGCGATTGCTTTTCTTGATTCAGCAGTAGCTGGTCCTTTTGCGCTTACCCTGAGTTTCAATGCGCCGCATGCAGAGGATAGCGACGAACGCCAGTTTATTTGGCCTGCTGCGATGGATACGCTGTATGAAGACCTTGAAATAGCCACTCCTCCGCTTGCTGCGCCGGCATTTCACGACGCATTGCCGCAGTTTTTGCGCGATCCCGAAATCAACATGAACCGGTATCGCTGGTTCTGGCGGTTTGATAACCCACAAAAAGCCAGCGATATGACCAAAGGATACTACCGCATGATCAGCGGGGTTGATGCCGCGTTGGCACGGGTAATGGACAAGCTGGAAGCGCTGGATGTTGCCGATAATACAGTGATAGTGCTTATGGGAGACAACGGGTATTTCCTTGGAGAGCGTGGTTATGCCGGCAAGTGGTTGGCGCTTGAACCGTCTATTCGCGTGCCTTTGCTCCTGTATGATCCACGCAACGATTCATACGCAGGTCTTCGGCCAACTGCCATGGCGCTGAACATCGACGTAGCTCCAACTCTGCTGGATTTGGCTGGCATTGCTATTCCCGCTTCCATGCAAGGACACAGTCTGCTACCTTTGCTTGACGACAACGTCGGTGATACCTGGCGTACAGATTTTTTCATCGAGCACCTCATGGACCACAAACAAATTGTGAAACACGAAGGCGTTCGGGGCGAGAAATTTAAGTACACCCGGTACTTTGAGCTGGATCCGGTATACGAAGAGCTGTACAACTTAGCCAACGATTCGCTAGAGCAACACAATCTTGCGGATAATCCGGACTATGCTCAGGTACTGAAAGCCATGCGCACGCGTACCGATGAACTCCGAGATCGGTACGGCGGCTTCTTTCGGCTTCATAACATGCAGCCTTAA
- a CDS encoding SDR family oxidoreductase, whose translation MYYKDRIVWITGASSGIGAALAQELSRQGSTIILSARNIKKLEEVRQTLDDPARHEVLPLDLTNITSLEGKAKEAVGYYGRVDFLINNGGVSQRSLAIETDIETDRKLIETNYLGPVALTKALLPSMLSLNKGHIVVVSSLTGKFGTPLRSGYAASKHALHGFFDALRAEMWREGIAVTLVCPGYIKTDISINAMTGDGTPQGTMDKGQANGMSPEVLARKILRAVEGGKNEVYLGGFERFGVYIKRFFPDLFCRMIRNASVTG comes from the coding sequence TTGTACTACAAAGACCGCATTGTTTGGATAACTGGTGCTTCATCGGGTATTGGCGCTGCATTGGCGCAGGAACTCAGCCGGCAGGGATCTACCATCATTCTTTCCGCCAGAAACATCAAAAAGCTGGAAGAAGTGCGGCAAACCCTCGATGATCCGGCGCGCCATGAAGTGCTCCCCCTTGATTTGACGAATATTACATCGCTGGAAGGGAAAGCCAAAGAAGCCGTCGGGTATTATGGCCGGGTAGACTTTTTGATAAACAATGGCGGCGTTAGCCAGCGGTCTCTTGCAATCGAAACAGACATCGAAACAGATCGGAAACTGATCGAGACCAATTACCTGGGCCCCGTTGCGCTTACCAAGGCACTTTTGCCGTCCATGTTGTCGCTCAACAAAGGGCATATTGTTGTCGTCAGCAGCCTGACCGGCAAATTTGGGACACCGCTCAGATCCGGGTATGCGGCGTCCAAACACGCGTTGCATGGCTTTTTTGATGCCTTGCGTGCAGAAATGTGGCGAGAAGGTATTGCGGTAACGCTTGTTTGTCCGGGATACATCAAAACAGACATTTCGATAAATGCAATGACCGGTGATGGGACGCCGCAAGGGACGATGGATAAAGGCCAGGCCAACGGGATGTCGCCGGAGGTGCTGGCGCGTAAAATTCTGCGTGCCGTTGAAGGAGGGAAAAACGAGGTGTATCTGGGCGGATTTGAGCGCTTTGGCGTGTATATAAAACGGTTTTTTCCAGACCTGTTTTGCCGCATGATTCGCAATGCAAGCGTAACGGGTTAA
- a CDS encoding Gfo/Idh/MocA family oxidoreductase: MPEGKTTLGWGLIGASTIAKEWMIPAINAQTDSKVVAVMSSSEERGKQYAAANGIPRAYHSVDALLADPEVDIVYISTTNEKHKAETLAAAKAGKHVLCEKPLALVLDDAKEMVAACHAAGVVMGTNHHLRNAVTHRTMRQMIMDGAIGKPLAVRVFHAVFLPEHLQGWRIRDPKTGAGVIMDITVHDTDTMRYVLNDEVIEVTALSAQQGMGAGEIEDAVMGVMRFKNGAIAQFHDAFTIGHTNTGFQVHGTTGSLHAEDVMTQAPIGKIYLQRGGEREEVALPAPENLYAHAVQAFNKAAKSEGAPWATGEDGIKSLAVALAVLESTQTGKAVQVQY; encoded by the coding sequence ATGCCAGAAGGAAAAACAACCCTCGGCTGGGGCCTCATCGGCGCCAGTACCATCGCAAAAGAATGGATGATTCCTGCCATCAATGCGCAAACAGATAGCAAAGTTGTTGCCGTGATGAGTTCAAGTGAGGAGCGCGGCAAGCAGTATGCAGCTGCGAACGGCATTCCGCGGGCTTACCATTCGGTTGACGCCCTGCTGGCAGACCCGGAGGTGGACATTGTCTACATCAGTACAACCAACGAAAAACACAAGGCTGAGACCCTTGCGGCTGCAAAAGCCGGCAAACATGTGCTGTGCGAAAAGCCGCTTGCTCTGGTCCTTGATGATGCAAAAGAAATGGTAGCTGCATGCCATGCAGCGGGTGTGGTGATGGGCACCAATCACCATTTGCGTAATGCAGTCACCCACCGCACCATGCGCCAAATGATTATGGATGGCGCTATCGGAAAGCCGTTGGCTGTACGGGTATTCCATGCGGTGTTTCTCCCTGAACACCTCCAGGGGTGGCGCATCAGAGATCCTAAAACAGGCGCCGGCGTCATCATGGACATCACCGTACACGACACAGACACCATGCGCTACGTACTGAATGACGAAGTAATCGAAGTCACCGCGCTCTCTGCGCAACAAGGCATGGGCGCTGGTGAAATTGAAGATGCAGTAATGGGCGTGATGCGATTCAAAAACGGTGCAATTGCGCAGTTCCACGATGCATTTACCATTGGCCACACCAATACAGGCTTTCAGGTTCACGGCACAACGGGCTCCCTGCATGCTGAAGATGTGATGACGCAGGCACCCATTGGCAAAATTTATTTGCAGCGCGGCGGAGAAAGAGAAGAAGTTGCTTTGCCGGCACCTGAAAATCTCTATGCGCATGCTGTGCAGGCGTTTAACAAAGCGGCAAAAAGTGAAGGCGCCCCCTGGGCAACCGGAGAAGACGGTATCAAGTCGTTGGCCGTTGCGCTGGCGGTGCTGGAATCAACACAAACTGGCAAAGCTGTACAGGTGCAATATTAG
- a CDS encoding response regulator — protein MHTAFDVRAQKPRVAELSSSFDVLFSGQNTYSETPSVVTETAPDTDLQQKTRKILLVEDNLINQKVALRILAQHGYVADTAINGQEALEAFKSKAYDLVLMDIQMPIMDGISATRSIRDKFGSERPYIIAVTANVTPEDQKNCYEAGMNDFVTKPIRSDVLLAAIDKAPPPQTDQ, from the coding sequence TTGCATACTGCTTTTGACGTACGTGCCCAAAAGCCAAGAGTAGCAGAACTGTCAAGTAGCTTTGATGTGCTGTTTTCCGGACAGAATACATACAGCGAAACCCCATCTGTTGTCACTGAAACAGCACCGGACACTGACCTACAGCAGAAAACCAGAAAAATTCTACTGGTTGAAGACAACCTGATTAATCAGAAAGTAGCCCTCCGCATACTTGCACAACACGGCTATGTAGCTGACACTGCTATCAATGGCCAGGAGGCACTTGAAGCGTTTAAATCGAAAGCCTACGATCTCGTATTAATGGACATCCAGATGCCAATAATGGATGGTATCTCGGCCACACGCTCCATTCGCGACAAATTTGGCTCCGAGCGGCCCTACATCATCGCTGTAACAGCCAATGTTACGCCGGAAGATCAGAAAAACTGCTACGAAGCCGGCATGAACGATTTTGTCACCAAGCCTATCCGTTCGGATGTACTTTTGGCCGCAATAGACAAAGCTCCTCCTCCTCAGACAGATCAGTAA
- a CDS encoding S8 family peptidase, translating to MQNRAPSSKWATFLIIGLLFLSPALLQGCDSFSALDEDTDFNTSPRDPAPVSTVHNKLRHPALLDGARKISPGQAGKSGSEYTNLFLALNQYEADGITPRVLNRYEVTNRILEEYGITRRVLNGYGITKRVLNEYDVTRRILNRYDVTRRILSRYDVTRRVLSRYNGQITDALLAEFNITEATLLTEGIGAAEIDDFNTMASLLAAHDVTAEAYIDALESFIQAIRLKVHIDGAHLGISIAMESVYLDSFLDEISDDHEILFAEPDIEITTSDLGFTSGQWYDNEITPWGISQINTPVPSFFEMFSVDYNRDQPVHVYILDSGAMTASWLDDLNYVEKKDFTMLFDEDEDELWEEDDAEDMSGFDPGDDGNPYDESGHGTHVAGTIGAEKNLHGVVGIAPGVKIHSLKVLTDEGRTDVTTLLAAVDYVTRAKQANPDWPIVVNMSLGVDIGTSSYNILDEAIEASIQEGVIYVAAAGNDGQNAATYSPAHVTDVITVGAYDATNTFAPFSNFGDVVDILAPGESIVSLSHIIEETHAFESILASGTSYAAPHVTGAVARYLGSNPNAHASTVANALKASAKNNVVGTPVLTTAKALDVHALLTRETAADDPANDHLPEDTGEQPSTGYVLDTFDKKAFDGNDGSQNWASNWVEIGEGDGAKKGKIEVEDSSKCADGNCLEIDTAKKERGIQRAVNLAGVSTATFSFDYRRKDLEESNLHVEISDNGGKNWTRLYTFKEGSDSSQKNRLFDISSYASADTQIRFIVKGEKGEKKVYIDNIKVSF from the coding sequence ATGCAGAACCGTGCCCCCTCTTCAAAATGGGCTACGTTTTTGATCATTGGCCTACTCTTTTTAAGCCCGGCCTTGCTTCAAGGATGTGACTCATTCTCTGCCCTTGATGAAGATACAGACTTTAATACATCACCTCGAGACCCCGCCCCAGTTTCAACAGTGCACAACAAGCTTAGACACCCGGCCTTGCTTGATGGCGCACGCAAAATTTCGCCCGGACAGGCCGGCAAATCAGGTAGCGAGTACACAAACCTTTTCCTGGCCCTGAATCAGTACGAGGCAGACGGCATCACACCGCGTGTTCTCAACCGTTATGAAGTTACCAATAGAATTCTTGAAGAGTACGGCATTACACGGCGCGTCCTTAATGGCTATGGTATTACGAAGCGGGTGCTGAATGAGTACGATGTCACCCGGCGAATTTTGAACCGGTATGACGTCACAAGGCGTATATTATCACGATATGATGTGACCCGACGCGTCCTGTCGCGCTATAATGGCCAGATTACAGATGCTTTACTGGCAGAATTCAATATCACAGAAGCCACACTACTTACGGAAGGCATTGGCGCAGCTGAAATTGACGATTTCAACACGATGGCATCGCTTCTCGCTGCACATGATGTTACCGCAGAGGCATACATCGACGCCCTGGAAAGCTTTATTCAGGCCATCAGACTTAAAGTTCATATCGACGGCGCGCATCTTGGTATTTCTATCGCCATGGAGAGTGTCTACCTCGACAGTTTCCTCGACGAAATCAGTGATGATCACGAAATTCTGTTTGCTGAGCCTGATATTGAAATCACAACTTCTGATCTTGGGTTCACAAGTGGACAATGGTATGACAACGAAATCACACCATGGGGGATCTCGCAGATTAACACCCCTGTCCCGTCTTTTTTCGAGATGTTCTCCGTTGACTATAACCGCGATCAGCCGGTGCATGTCTACATCCTTGACTCAGGCGCAATGACAGCTTCATGGCTTGATGACCTGAACTATGTTGAGAAAAAAGACTTCACCATGCTCTTTGATGAAGATGAGGATGAACTATGGGAAGAAGATGATGCAGAGGACATGTCTGGATTTGACCCCGGTGATGACGGCAATCCGTATGACGAATCGGGACACGGCACACACGTTGCCGGTACCATCGGCGCCGAAAAAAATCTGCATGGCGTTGTGGGTATTGCACCGGGTGTTAAAATCCATAGCCTGAAGGTATTAACTGATGAAGGCCGAACTGATGTAACAACCCTGCTGGCAGCCGTTGATTACGTAACCCGGGCCAAGCAAGCCAACCCCGACTGGCCGATTGTAGTTAACATGAGCCTTGGTGTAGACATTGGCACCAGCAGCTACAACATTCTTGACGAAGCCATCGAAGCTTCCATTCAGGAAGGCGTAATCTATGTAGCAGCAGCCGGAAACGACGGGCAAAACGCCGCAACCTATTCGCCGGCACATGTTACCGATGTCATTACGGTTGGCGCGTATGACGCAACCAACACCTTTGCACCTTTCTCCAATTTCGGCGACGTAGTTGATATCCTCGCGCCTGGTGAAAGTATCGTGTCATTATCTCACATTATAGAAGAAACGCACGCGTTCGAGAGTATTCTGGCGAGCGGGACTTCTTACGCTGCACCGCATGTGACAGGCGCGGTTGCCCGTTACCTCGGCAGCAATCCCAATGCACACGCCTCAACCGTTGCAAATGCGCTAAAAGCGTCAGCGAAAAACAATGTGGTAGGCACTCCTGTGCTTACAACTGCCAAAGCGCTAGATGTGCATGCCCTCCTCACCAGAGAAACAGCCGCTGATGACCCTGCTAATGACCATTTACCTGAGGATACAGGCGAACAACCAAGCACTGGTTATGTACTGGACACGTTTGATAAGAAAGCATTTGACGGCAATGACGGCTCCCAAAACTGGGCCAGTAACTGGGTAGAGATTGGTGAAGGAGATGGTGCAAAAAAGGGCAAAATCGAAGTTGAGGACTCCTCAAAATGTGCAGATGGAAATTGTCTGGAAATCGATACAGCAAAAAAGGAGCGGGGCATTCAACGCGCGGTTAATCTCGCCGGTGTATCAACAGCCACGTTTAGCTTTGATTATCGTAGAAAAGATCTCGAAGAATCAAATCTTCATGTCGAGATATCGGACAATGGAGGCAAAAATTGGACACGCCTTTACACGTTTAAAGAGGGTTCCGACAGCTCTCAAAAAAACAGATTGTTTGATATATCTTCTTATGCCAGCGCTGATACCCAGATTCGCTTTATCGTAAAAGGAGAGAAAGGGGAGAAAAAGGTATATATCGACAACATCAAGGTGTCATTCTAA